CCTGCTTGGGCACCTCGGCGTAGTGGTCGAAGAACATCACGAACGAGGCGCGGCCTTGGGTCTTGGAACGAAGGTCGGTGGCGTAGCCGAACATCTCGGCCAGCGGCACGTGGGCGCTGATGACCTGCGCGTTGCCGCGGGCCTCCATGCCCAGCACGTGGCCACGGCGGCTGTTGAGGTCGCCGATCACGTCGCCCAGGTACTCCTCGGGCGTGGTCACCTCGACCCGCATGATGGGCTCGAGGATGGCCGGGCTGCCCTTCTGCACGGCCTCCTTGATCGCCATCGAACCCGCGATCTTGAAGGCCATCTCCGAAGAGTCCACCTCGTGGTAGGAGCCGTCGTAGAGGGTGACCTTGACGTCCACGACCGGGAAGCCGATGAGCGGGCCCGACTGCATGGCCTCTTCGATCCCCTTCTGCACCGCGGGGATGAACTCCTTGGGGATCACGCCGCCGACGATGGCGTTGACGAACTCGAAGCCGCCGCCGCGCGGGAGCGGCTCGGCCTTGATCTTGACGTGGCCGTACTGGCCGCGGCCGCCCGACTGGCGCACGAACTTGCCTTCGACGTCGACCATCCGGGTGATCGTCTCGCGGTAGGCCACCTGGGGCTGGCCCACGTTGGCGTCGACCTTGAACTCGCGCTTCAGGCGGTCGACGATGATCTCCAGGTGCAGCTCGCCCATGCCCGAGATGATGGTCTGGCCCGACTCGGGGTCGGTGTGCACCCGGAAGGTGGGGTCTTCCTCGGCCAGCCGCGAGAGCGCCATGGCCAGCTTCTCCTGGTCGGCCTTGGTCTTGGGCTCGATAGCCACCGAGATGACGGGCTCGGGGATGTCGATGGACTCGAGCACGATCGGGTCGTCGCCGTCGCCCACCAGGGTGTCGCCGGTCACGGTGTCCTTGAGGCCCACGACGGCGCCGAGGTCGCCCGCGAGCAGCTCCTCCACCTCTTCGCGGTGGTTGGCGTGCATGCGCAGCAGCCGCCCCACGCGCTCCTTCTTGCCCTTGGTGGAGTTGTAGACGTAGGAGCCGGCCTTGAGGGTGCCGGAGTAGACGCGCACGAAGGTGAGGCGGCCCACGTAGGGGTCGGCCATGATCTTGAAGGCC
This genomic stretch from Oceanithermus profundus DSM 14977 harbors:
- the fusA gene encoding elongation factor G, whose product is MAVKTEFDLKKTRNIGIAAHIDAGKTTITERILYYTGRIHKIGEVHEGAATMDWMEQERERGITITSAVTTAFWKDHRINIIDTPGHVDFTIEVERSMRVLDGAVAVFDASQGVEPQSETVWRQAEKYRVPRIAFANKMDKTGADILLVLNSMKQRLGARPVLMQWPMGQEDEFRGIIDLVSMKAYTYGNDLGTDIQEIEIPAEYQEVAAEWHDKLVEAAADLDEDVMMKYLEGEEVTAEELKSAFRKGTISLDVTPVFLGSALKNKGVQLLLDAVVQYLPSPLDVPPIKGATPDGGEVERTPDADGPLAALAFKIMADPYVGRLTFVRVYSGTLKAGSYVYNSTKGKKERVGRLLRMHANHREEVEELLAGDLGAVVGLKDTVTGDTLVGDGDDPIVLESIDIPEPVISVAIEPKTKADQEKLAMALSRLAEEDPTFRVHTDPESGQTIISGMGELHLEIIVDRLKREFKVDANVGQPQVAYRETITRMVDVEGKFVRQSGGRGQYGHVKIKAEPLPRGGGFEFVNAIVGGVIPKEFIPAVQKGIEEAMQSGPLIGFPVVDVKVTLYDGSYHEVDSSEMAFKIAGSMAIKEAVQKGSPAILEPIMRVEVTTPEEYLGDVIGDLNSRRGHVLGMEARGNAQVISAHVPLAEMFGYATDLRSKTQGRASFVMFFDHYAEVPKQVQEKLIKH